One segment of Mastomys coucha isolate ucsf_1 unplaced genomic scaffold, UCSF_Mcou_1 pScaffold23, whole genome shotgun sequence DNA contains the following:
- the LOC116072717 gene encoding olfactory receptor 958 produces the protein MEIENCSVVTEFILLGIPHTEGLETMLFVLFLPFYACTLVGNVSILVAVISSTRLHTPMYFFLGNLSIFDMGFSSVTCPKMLLYLMGLSRLISYQECVSQLFFFHFLGSIECFLYTVMAFDRFAAICHPLRYSVIMNSRVCVALAVGTWLLGCLHSSVLTSLTFTLPYCGPNEVDYFFCDIPAILPLASADTSLAQRVSFTNVGLVSLVCFLLILVSYMRITISILSIHSTEGRQRAFSTCSAHLIAILCAYGPIITVYLQPTPNPMLGTVVQILMNLVGPMLNPLIYTLRNKEVKIALKRILHRKGLVSES, from the coding sequence atggagatagaaaactgcTCAGTGGTGACTGAGTTCATCCTCCTGGGAATCCCACACACAGAGGGCTTGGAGACTATGCTTTTTGTGTTATTTCTGCCCTTCTATGCCTGTACCCTAGTGGGAAATGTGTCTATCCTCGTGGCTGTTATTTCCTCTACCCGTCTTCATACACCCATGTATTTTTTCCTGGGGAACTTGTCCATATTTGATATGGGTTTCTCTTCTGTGACCTGTCCAAAAATGCTCCTCTACCTTATGGGACTTAGCAGACTTATCTCCTACCAAGAGTGTGTCTCCCAGctcttcttctttcatttccttgggaGCATTGAATGTTTTCTGTATACAGTGATGGCCTTTGACCGATTTGCTGCCATTTGTCACCCTCTACGATATTCAGTCATCATGAATTCTAGGGTCTGTGTGGCTCTAGCTGTGGGCACATGGCTATTAGGATGCCTCCATTCCAGTGTCTTAACTTCCCTCACCTTCACTTTGCCTTACTGTGGTCCCAATGAAGTAGACTACTTCTTCTGTGACATACCAGCCATCTTGCCATTGGCCTCTGCTGATACCTCCTTAGCACAGAGAGTAAGCTTCACGAATGTTGGTCTAGTGTCCCTTGTCTGCTTTCTCCTGATCCTTGTGTCCTATATGCGAATCACAATCTCCATCTTGAGTATTCATTCAACTGAGGGGCGTCAGCGTGCCTTCTCCACCTGCAGTGCCCATCTCATTGCTATCCTTTGTGCCTATGGACCTATAATCACTGTATACCTACAGCCTACACCGAACCCCATGCTGGGAACTGTAGTACAAATTCTGATGAACTTGGTAGGACCAATGTTGAACCCTTTGATCTATACTCTGAGGAATAAGGAAGTAAAGATAGCCCTGAAAAGGATACTGCATAGGAAGGGACTGGTTTCTGAGAGTTAg